The following coding sequences lie in one Rutidosis leptorrhynchoides isolate AG116_Rl617_1_P2 chromosome 6, CSIRO_AGI_Rlap_v1, whole genome shotgun sequence genomic window:
- the LOC139855390 gene encoding aquaporin TIP1-1-like, translated as MPGFTDRVAIGRYQDEVAHPGAIKTFVAEFISALIFVTAGQGSGMAFGKLTDGGATTPAGLVAAAVAHGFGLFVAVAVSANISGGHVNPAVTFGAFVGGNITLLRAIFYIIAQCLGSVVACLLLFFSTGGLTTTGFALSSGVSVWNALVFEIVMTFGLVYTVYATAIDPKKGDVGTIAPLAIGLVVGANILAGGAFTGASMNPAVAFGPALVSLDFGYHWIYWVGPLIGGGIAGAVYELVFISRTHEPL; from the exons ATGCCAGGTTTCACTGACCGAGTCGCCATTGGCCGTTACCAAGATGAGGTGGCACATCCAGGTGCGATCAAAACATTTGTAGCAGAATTCATAAGTGCACTTATATTTGTGACTGCAGGGCAAGGGTCAGGTATGGCCTTTGGTAAACTTACTGATGGTGGTGCAACAACACCAGCTGGACTTGTTGCAGCAGCAGTTGCACATGGTTTCGGGTTGTTTGTTGCGGTGGCGGTTAGTGCTAATATTTCGGGTGGTCATGTTAACCCTGCGGTTACTTTTGGTGCGTTTGTTGGTGGTAATATTACTTTGTTGCGGGCCATCTTTTACATCATTGCACAATGTCTTGGTTCGGTTGTTGCTTGCTTGCTCCTTTTTTTCTCTACTGGTGGTTTG ACTACAACTGGATTTGCATTGAGTTCGGGTGTATCCGTATGGAATGCCCTAGTCTTTGAAATCGTGATGACTTTCGGGCTAGTTTACACTGTTTACGCCACTGCCATTGACCCGAAAAAGGGTGACGTAGGCACCATTGCACCATTGGCAATTGGTTTAGTTGTAGGTGCCAACATTTTAGCCGGTGGTGCATTTACCGGTGCATCAATGAACCCTGCCGTTGCTTTTGGGCCTGCACTTGTTAGTTTGGACTTTGGATATCACTGGATTTATTGGGTTGGCCCACTAATTGGTGGTGGGATTGCTGGAGCCGTATACGAGCTTGTGTTTATTAGTCGCACTCATGAGCCGTTGTGA